One region of Streptomyces rishiriensis genomic DNA includes:
- a CDS encoding S28 family serine protease: protein MRKALRWLLALTVLIGTLSTAATAGAATAAEPRASAGTDIEDQLLAVPGMSLIEEKPYPGYRYFVLNYTQPVDHRHPAKGTFQQRITVLHKDAARPTVFYTGGYGVSTTPGRREPTQIVDGNQVSMEYRFFTLSRPDPADWSKLDIWQAASDQHRIFEALKKIYPKNWLSTGGSKGGMTATYYERFYPRDMDGVVAYVAPNDVVNDEDSAYDRFFAGVGTEECRDRLNAVQREALVRREQLEKTYASYAAENGYTFTTIGSLDRAYEAVVLDYVWGFWQYSLLSDCESIPANAATATDDDIWTSIDTISGFSFYTDQGLSPYTPYYYQAGTQLGAPTIHFPSIEKKYIRYGYQPPRNFVPRDITMRFQPSAMRDVDTWVKHNAHHMLFVYGQNDPWGAERFRLGKGAQDSYVFTAPGLNHGANVAGLVADQKALATARILAWAGVAPTAVSRAEPLAKFDAALDVRDVEREPALRP from the coding sequence ATGCGCAAGGCGCTCAGATGGCTGCTGGCGCTCACGGTGCTCATAGGCACCTTGAGCACGGCGGCCACGGCAGGGGCGGCCACCGCCGCCGAGCCCAGGGCCTCCGCCGGCACGGACATCGAGGACCAGCTCCTCGCCGTACCGGGTATGAGCCTGATCGAGGAGAAGCCGTATCCCGGCTACCGGTACTTCGTCCTGAACTACACCCAGCCGGTGGACCACCGGCACCCCGCGAAGGGCACGTTCCAGCAGCGGATCACCGTGCTGCACAAGGACGCCGCGCGTCCCACGGTCTTCTACACCGGCGGCTACGGCGTCTCCACCACCCCCGGCCGCCGCGAGCCCACCCAGATCGTGGACGGCAACCAGGTCTCCATGGAGTACCGCTTCTTCACGCTCTCCCGCCCCGACCCGGCCGACTGGTCCAAGCTGGACATCTGGCAGGCGGCGAGCGACCAGCACCGCATCTTCGAGGCGCTGAAGAAGATCTACCCGAAGAACTGGCTCTCCACGGGCGGCTCCAAGGGCGGCATGACGGCGACCTACTACGAACGCTTCTACCCCAGGGACATGGACGGCGTGGTGGCCTACGTGGCCCCGAACGACGTCGTCAACGACGAGGACTCCGCCTATGACCGCTTCTTCGCGGGCGTCGGCACCGAGGAGTGCCGCGACCGCCTGAACGCCGTGCAGCGCGAGGCGCTGGTGCGCCGGGAGCAGCTGGAGAAGACGTACGCGTCGTACGCGGCGGAGAACGGCTACACCTTCACCACCATCGGCAGCCTGGACCGCGCCTACGAGGCGGTCGTCCTCGACTACGTCTGGGGCTTCTGGCAGTACAGCCTGCTGTCCGACTGCGAGTCGATCCCGGCGAACGCGGCCACGGCGACGGACGACGACATCTGGACGTCCATCGACACGATCTCGGGCTTCTCGTTCTACACGGACCAGGGCCTGTCCCCGTACACCCCGTACTACTACCAGGCGGGCACCCAACTGGGCGCCCCCACCATCCACTTCCCGTCCATCGAGAAGAAGTACATCCGCTACGGCTACCAGCCCCCGCGCAACTTCGTCCCCCGCGACATCACCATGAGGTTCCAGCCGTCGGCGATGCGTGACGTCGACACGTGGGTCAAGCACAACGCCCACCACATGCTGTTCGTCTACGGCCAGAACGACCCGTGGGGAGCGGAACGCTTCCGGCTCGGCAAGGGCGCGCAGGACAGCTACGTCTTCACGGCCCCCGGCCTGAACCACGGCGCGAACGTCGCCGGTCTGGTCGCCGACCAGAAGGCGCTGGCCACCGCCCGGATCCTGGCCTGGGCGGGCGTCGCGCCCACCGCCGTCTCCCGGGCCGAGCCGCTGGCGAAGTTCGACGCGGCGCTGGACGTCCGGGACGTCGAGCGGGAGCCCGCGCTGCGTCCCTGA